From Nitratidesulfovibrio vulgaris str. Hildenborough, a single genomic window includes:
- a CDS encoding efflux transporter outer membrane subunit: MRRKTGMNGVALSAAALALTLSVVGGCTLAPEYRRPAPAMPSAWNAGQDVAPGAGQVAQVAAQAPDATAPAGSSGAFAHSGAPTGAQPAMQTPDWRQVVVDAPMARLVDVALSSNRDLRVAVLQIEKARAQHAIARADLFPHIDASGAGNAGRTAQSLSPTGEGYVSHAYTVGVGFSAYELDLFGRVRSLKEQALERFLSTDAAARSVQLTLVAEVGQAYLTLVADREQLALAREILETEQASFEVVQSRYGHGIAGELDVARARTTVDTARVNVAAAEAKVTADENALALLLGTPVTPDMVPARRLADVVPLADVPAGVPSEVLTRRPDVVAAEHALKAANANIGAARAQFFPRIGLTASYGNASNDMENLFRAGAHTWSFVPQVTLPIFHAGAIRAGVETAEADRDIYVAQYEKAVQTAFREVSDTLAQGRSLAVQTGAQTSLVEATATSYSLASKRYESGIAGYLDKLDAQRSYAVARQNLIAMHLARQNNRLTLFKALGGGWRGEPMPPLAPSVQETAGGQVSSDASAVASADGSPSK, translated from the coding sequence ATGAGACGTAAGACAGGCATGAACGGTGTCGCACTCTCCGCTGCGGCATTGGCGTTGACCCTTTCGGTCGTTGGCGGTTGTACGCTGGCCCCGGAGTACCGGCGGCCGGCACCGGCGATGCCCTCTGCATGGAATGCCGGACAGGATGTGGCACCGGGCGCAGGTCAGGTGGCGCAGGTTGCGGCACAGGCACCCGACGCGACTGCACCAGCCGGGTCATCTGGTGCCTTTGCACATTCCGGTGCCCCGACCGGTGCGCAGCCCGCGATGCAGACGCCGGACTGGCGGCAGGTGGTCGTGGATGCGCCCATGGCGCGTCTCGTCGACGTGGCACTGTCCAGCAACCGCGACCTTCGCGTGGCCGTCCTCCAGATAGAGAAGGCCCGTGCCCAGCACGCCATCGCGCGTGCCGACCTGTTCCCGCATATCGACGCCAGCGGTGCGGGCAATGCGGGTCGCACGGCGCAGTCGCTGTCTCCCACGGGCGAAGGCTATGTCTCGCATGCCTATACGGTCGGGGTGGGGTTCAGTGCCTATGAGCTTGACCTGTTCGGACGCGTCCGCAGCCTGAAGGAACAGGCCCTTGAGCGGTTCCTGTCCACGGACGCCGCAGCGCGCAGCGTACAGCTGACCCTCGTGGCAGAGGTGGGGCAGGCGTATCTGACGCTGGTGGCTGACCGCGAACAGCTTGCCTTGGCGCGGGAGATACTTGAGACGGAACAGGCGTCGTTCGAGGTGGTGCAAAGCCGGTACGGGCACGGCATCGCCGGTGAGCTTGATGTGGCGCGCGCCCGCACGACCGTGGATACGGCGCGTGTCAATGTGGCGGCTGCCGAAGCGAAGGTGACTGCGGACGAGAACGCGCTGGCACTGTTGCTGGGTACGCCTGTGACGCCCGACATGGTGCCTGCCCGCAGGCTTGCCGATGTGGTGCCGCTAGCCGACGTGCCCGCAGGGGTGCCTTCGGAGGTGCTCACCCGCAGGCCCGACGTCGTGGCGGCAGAACATGCCCTCAAGGCGGCCAACGCCAACATCGGGGCAGCACGGGCGCAGTTCTTTCCGCGTATCGGGCTGACGGCAAGCTATGGCAACGCCAGCAACGACATGGAGAACCTGTTCCGGGCCGGGGCACACACGTGGAGTTTCGTGCCGCAGGTCACGTTGCCCATCTTCCATGCCGGGGCCATTCGCGCCGGAGTGGAGACCGCCGAGGCGGACAGGGACATCTACGTGGCCCAGTACGAGAAGGCGGTGCAGACGGCATTCCGCGAGGTGTCGGACACTCTGGCGCAGGGCCGTTCGCTGGCGGTGCAGACCGGCGCGCAGACATCTCTGGTGGAGGCGACCGCCACCAGCTACAGCCTTGCATCAAAGCGTTACGAGAGCGGAATCGCAGGCTATCTGGACAAACTCGACGCCCAACGCTCGTATGCCGTGGCGCGGCAGAACCTCATCGCCATGCATCTTGCACGGCAGAACAACCGCCTGACGCTGTTCAAGGCCCTTGGCGGAGGCTGGAGAGGTGAGCCCATGCCGCCTCTCGCGCCTTCTGTACAGGAGACAGCCGGGGGGCAGGTGTCTTCGGATGCCTCTGCGGTTGCCAGTGCAGACGGCAGCCCTTCGAAGTAG
- a CDS encoding efflux RND transporter permease subunit has protein sequence MARFFIDRPVFAWVIAIIIMLAGALSILSLPVSQYPKIAPTSVNISASYPGASAKTVEDTVTQVIEQKMKGIDSLRYMSSTSDATGQVSITLTFDASTDPDIAQVQVQNKLALATPMLPEAVQRQGITVNKSTSSFLMIIALASDDPSLTGRDLSDYAATYLLDPISRVDGVGETQLFGAQYAMRVWLDPHKLMNYRMTPADVRSAITAQNTQISVGQIGGTPAVPGQGMSFTILSQSLLQTREQFERIVLRVEQDGSTVRLADVARVELGSENYDAVSHFNGKPSTGIAIKLATGANALDTVKRVRTTMEGLAKNLPEGIRCVFPYDTTPFVRVSIEEVVKTLAEAIVLVFLVMYLFLQNIRATIIPTIAVPVVLLGTFGALAAFGFSINMLTMFGVVLAIGLLVDDAIVVVENVERIMTEEGLPPREATRKSMGEITGALVGIALVLSAVFIPMAFIKGSSGVIYRQFSLTIVSAMTLSVVVALVLTPALCATFLKPLHKHEHQAQGGFFGWFNRMFDRTSRGYRKQVTGVTGRVGRTMCIYALLLAGTAFLFMRLPTSFLPEEDQGVIFSLVQLPTGSPQEKTLEVLKKLEHHYLVDEKETVNSLFTVAGFSFAGRGQNAGLAFVQLKPWDERKGEGMSAAAVAGRAMRAFSRIRNSVVYAFTPPAVQELGNASGFNLFLQDREGVGHEALMQARNQLLGMAAQNPAIAVLRPNGMEDTPQFRIDVDAAKAGAHGLTMADVNGVLSTALGGAYVNDFIDRGRVKKVYLQGDAPFRMMPEDINAWHVRNAQGNMVPFSAFSTASWTYGSPRLERYNGLPAVELVGSAAPGKSTGEAMQAVEDMAAKLPPGVGISWTGLSYQERMSGSQAPALYAISILVVFLCLAALYESWSVPTAVILVVPLGIIGALMATLGRGLNNDVFFQVGLLTTIGLAAKNAILIVEFAMHLVKSGRPLLDATAEAARLRLRPILMTSLAFLLGVLPMAISTGAGSGSQRAIGTGVMGGMFSATVLAVYFVPVFFVMVYRFAMRKRGGGPEGGGHGSDAHGGDPLATAQDDGQAKASGEVAR, from the coding sequence ATGGCAAGATTCTTCATAGACAGGCCCGTCTTCGCGTGGGTCATCGCCATCATCATCATGCTGGCGGGGGCCCTGTCGATTCTGAGCCTGCCCGTCTCGCAGTATCCCAAAATAGCGCCCACATCGGTCAACATCAGTGCCTCGTATCCCGGTGCCTCGGCCAAGACCGTCGAAGACACGGTCACGCAGGTCATCGAACAGAAGATGAAGGGCATCGACAGCCTGCGCTACATGTCGTCCACCAGTGACGCCACAGGGCAGGTCTCCATCACCCTGACCTTCGACGCCAGCACCGACCCCGACATCGCGCAGGTGCAGGTGCAGAACAAGCTTGCGCTGGCCACGCCCATGCTGCCCGAGGCCGTGCAGCGGCAGGGCATCACGGTGAACAAGAGCACGTCGAGCTTTCTGATGATCATCGCGCTGGCGTCGGACGACCCGTCCCTGACGGGGCGCGACCTCAGCGACTATGCCGCCACCTACCTGCTCGACCCCATCAGCCGTGTGGACGGCGTGGGCGAGACGCAGCTCTTCGGCGCACAGTACGCCATGCGCGTGTGGCTAGACCCGCACAAGCTCATGAACTACAGGATGACCCCCGCGGATGTGCGTAGCGCCATCACCGCCCAGAACACCCAGATATCGGTGGGGCAGATAGGCGGTACGCCTGCCGTGCCCGGACAGGGGATGAGCTTCACCATCCTCTCGCAGTCGCTGTTGCAGACGCGCGAGCAGTTCGAGCGCATCGTGCTGCGCGTGGAACAGGATGGCTCGACGGTGCGCCTTGCCGATGTCGCACGGGTAGAACTTGGCAGCGAGAACTACGACGCCGTCTCGCACTTCAACGGCAAGCCCTCCACCGGTATCGCCATCAAGCTGGCGACCGGGGCCAACGCGCTGGACACGGTCAAGCGTGTGCGTACCACCATGGAAGGTCTGGCCAAGAACCTGCCGGAAGGCATCCGCTGCGTCTTCCCTTACGACACCACCCCCTTCGTGCGCGTGAGCATCGAAGAGGTGGTCAAGACGCTGGCCGAGGCCATCGTGCTGGTGTTCCTCGTCATGTACCTGTTCCTCCAGAACATCCGTGCCACCATCATCCCCACCATCGCCGTTCCGGTCGTGCTTCTCGGCACCTTCGGGGCGCTTGCTGCCTTCGGCTTCTCCATCAACATGCTGACCATGTTCGGCGTGGTGCTCGCCATCGGCCTGCTGGTGGACGACGCCATCGTCGTGGTCGAGAACGTCGAACGCATCATGACCGAGGAGGGGCTGCCCCCTCGCGAGGCCACCCGCAAGTCCATGGGCGAAATCACCGGGGCACTGGTGGGCATCGCGCTGGTGCTTTCGGCGGTGTTCATCCCCATGGCGTTCATCAAGGGTTCGTCGGGTGTCATCTACCGTCAGTTCTCACTCACCATCGTCTCTGCCATGACCCTGTCCGTGGTGGTCGCGCTGGTGCTCACCCCGGCCCTGTGCGCCACCTTCCTGAAGCCCCTGCACAAACACGAGCATCAGGCGCAGGGTGGCTTCTTCGGCTGGTTCAACCGCATGTTCGACCGCACCAGCCGGGGCTACCGCAAGCAGGTGACGGGCGTGACCGGTCGCGTGGGCCGGACGATGTGCATCTACGCGCTGCTGCTGGCGGGTACGGCATTCCTCTTCATGCGGCTGCCCACCTCGTTCCTGCCCGAAGAGGACCAGGGCGTCATCTTCAGCCTCGTGCAACTGCCAACGGGGTCACCACAGGAGAAGACCCTCGAAGTGCTCAAGAAACTGGAGCACCACTACCTCGTCGATGAGAAGGAGACGGTGAACTCGCTGTTCACCGTGGCGGGCTTCAGCTTTGCCGGACGCGGTCAGAACGCGGGGCTTGCCTTCGTGCAGCTCAAGCCGTGGGATGAACGCAAGGGCGAGGGCATGAGCGCGGCGGCGGTGGCCGGGCGTGCCATGCGCGCCTTCTCGCGCATCCGCAACTCGGTGGTCTACGCCTTCACGCCGCCTGCCGTGCAGGAACTCGGCAACGCATCGGGCTTCAACCTTTTCCTGCAGGACAGGGAGGGCGTGGGGCATGAGGCGCTCATGCAGGCGCGCAACCAGCTTCTGGGCATGGCCGCGCAGAACCCCGCCATCGCCGTGCTGCGCCCCAACGGGATGGAGGATACGCCGCAATTCCGCATCGACGTGGACGCCGCCAAGGCGGGCGCGCACGGGCTGACCATGGCGGACGTCAACGGCGTGCTCTCCACGGCCCTTGGCGGTGCGTACGTCAACGACTTCATCGACCGCGGGCGCGTCAAGAAGGTCTACCTGCAGGGTGACGCCCCCTTCCGCATGATGCCCGAAGACATCAACGCCTGGCACGTGCGTAACGCGCAGGGCAACATGGTGCCGTTCTCGGCGTTCTCGACCGCCAGCTGGACGTACGGGTCGCCGCGTCTCGAACGCTACAACGGTCTGCCCGCCGTCGAACTGGTGGGTTCCGCCGCCCCCGGCAAGAGCACCGGTGAGGCCATGCAGGCCGTCGAGGACATGGCGGCGAAGCTTCCGCCCGGTGTGGGCATCTCGTGGACGGGCCTTTCCTATCAGGAACGCATGAGCGGTTCGCAGGCCCCGGCACTGTATGCCATCTCCATCCTCGTGGTGTTCCTGTGCCTTGCAGCCCTCTACGAGTCGTGGTCGGTACCCACGGCGGTCATCCTCGTGGTGCCGCTGGGCATCATAGGTGCGCTCATGGCCACACTCGGGCGCGGTCTCAACAACGACGTGTTCTTTCAGGTGGGCCTGCTGACCACCATCGGCCTCGCGGCCAAGAACGCCATCCTCATCGTGGAATTCGCCATGCACCTCGTGAAGTCGGGCAGGCCCCTGCTGGATGCCACGGCCGAGGCGGCACGCCTGCGGCTGCGGCCCATCCTCATGACCTCGCTGGCCTTCCTGCTGGGCGTGCTGCCCATGGCCATCAGCACCGGGGCGGGGTCGGGCAGCCAGAGGGCCATCGGCACCGGCGTCATGGGAGGCATGTTCTCGGCCACAGTGCTGGCGGTGTACTTCGTGCCCGTGTTCTTCGTGATGGTCTACCGCTTCGCCATGCGGAAACGTGGTGGTGGCCCTGAAGGTGGTGGACACGGGAGTGATGCGCATGGGGGCGACCCCCTTGCGACGGCGCAGGATGATGGACAGGCGAAAGCCTCCGGCGAGGTGGCACGATGA
- a CDS encoding efflux RND transporter periplasmic adaptor subunit yields the protein MRDKSRNTLLIVLVMLVAVLAGCNQEQRATGPAPEPEVATVVVRPRPVTLTTELPGRISALLVSEVRPQVGGIIQKRLFREGADVKAGDVLYQIDPAVYRAAHDSALASLARAEAALEPARLKAGRYADLVKVNGVSKQDNDDAQAAYGQAKAEVAAARAAVQKARIDLEYTRVTAPVSGRIGRSSVTPGALVTANQATPLATVQQTDPVYVDVTQSTGDLLRLRRALADGKLRKAGADGAKVKLLFEDGTTYAQEGALQFSDITVDPGTSVVTLRALFPNPRRDLLPGLYVRAVLEEGVNEHAILVPQAAVTRDSKGNPVVMLVSAGNTVERRSIRVERVVGSDWLVGDGLAEGDRVIVEGLQKIRPGAKVRVVDAGSPPASAAASATAPAPAPAAPAGAASAGNATTGAAPAAKQ from the coding sequence ATGCGTGACAAATCGAGAAACACTCTCTTGATCGTGCTCGTCATGCTGGTGGCGGTGCTCGCCGGATGCAATCAGGAGCAACGTGCCACTGGCCCCGCGCCGGAACCCGAGGTCGCCACGGTGGTCGTGCGGCCCCGTCCCGTGACGCTCACCACAGAGCTTCCGGGGCGCATTTCGGCCCTGCTCGTCTCCGAGGTGCGACCGCAGGTGGGTGGCATCATCCAGAAACGCCTTTTCCGCGAAGGGGCTGACGTGAAGGCGGGCGATGTCCTGTATCAGATCGACCCCGCCGTATACCGCGCCGCGCATGACAGCGCGCTGGCATCGCTCGCCCGTGCGGAGGCGGCCCTCGAACCGGCGCGTCTCAAGGCCGGACGCTATGCCGACCTCGTGAAGGTGAACGGCGTGAGCAAGCAGGACAACGACGATGCGCAGGCCGCCTACGGGCAGGCCAAGGCTGAAGTGGCAGCTGCTAGGGCCGCAGTGCAGAAGGCCCGCATCGACCTCGAGTACACCCGCGTGACCGCCCCAGTCTCCGGTCGCATCGGCAGGTCGTCGGTGACGCCCGGTGCCCTTGTCACCGCCAATCAGGCAACGCCGCTTGCCACGGTACAGCAGACCGACCCGGTCTATGTGGACGTCACCCAGTCCACGGGCGACCTGTTGCGGCTGCGGCGTGCACTTGCCGACGGCAAGTTGCGCAAGGCAGGGGCTGACGGCGCGAAGGTGAAGCTGCTGTTCGAGGATGGCACCACCTACGCGCAGGAAGGGGCGTTGCAGTTTTCGGACATCACCGTAGACCCCGGCACCAGTGTGGTGACCCTGCGGGCCCTGTTCCCCAACCCCCGGCGCGACCTGCTGCCGGGGCTGTATGTGCGTGCGGTGCTCGAAGAGGGCGTGAACGAGCACGCCATCCTCGTGCCGCAGGCCGCCGTCACCCGTGATTCCAAGGGGAATCCGGTGGTGATGCTCGTCTCGGCCGGGAATACGGTCGAACGTCGTTCCATCCGTGTCGAGCGTGTCGTGGGTTCGGACTGGCTGGTGGGCGACGGGCTTGCAGAAGGCGACCGTGTCATCGTGGAAGGACTTCAGAAGATTCGCCCCGGTGCGAAGGTGCGTGTCGTGGACGCCGGTTCACCACCGGCATCAGCAGCGGCCTCCGCAACGGCCCCTGCCCCCGCACCGGCAGCCCCGGCAGGGGCGGCTTCCGCCGGGAACGCAACGACAGGCGCGGCCCCAGCCGCCAAGCAGTAG
- a CDS encoding TetR/AcrR family transcriptional regulator: MALGRPPRDRRSEIIEIAGPLFLEHGYQGTSMSRIAAALGGSKGTLYAYFDSKEALFEAYMEDRVRQRGAAVFNLPPHPADLHDVLRLLGKRYLGLITDEVSLALVRLLYHEAPRFPEIGRIFYETCILRGRRHLAEYLKRADEHGALRIPDAEVAAQHFLALCQATLSMPVMLCIKDVITEEETERAVESAVSVFLAAYAI, from the coding sequence ATGGCGCTAGGCCGCCCCCCACGTGATAGAAGGTCGGAAATCATCGAGATAGCAGGCCCCCTGTTCCTAGAGCATGGCTATCAGGGCACGTCCATGTCCCGCATAGCCGCCGCCCTTGGCGGGTCGAAGGGCACTCTCTACGCCTACTTCGACAGCAAGGAAGCCCTCTTCGAAGCCTACATGGAAGACAGGGTCCGCCAGCGCGGGGCCGCCGTGTTCAACCTGCCGCCCCACCCCGCCGACCTGCACGACGTACTGCGCCTGCTGGGCAAGCGGTATCTCGGCCTCATCACCGACGAGGTATCGCTGGCACTGGTACGACTCCTCTACCACGAAGCCCCGCGCTTCCCGGAAATCGGGCGTATCTTCTACGAGACCTGCATCCTGCGCGGGCGACGCCACCTTGCCGAATACCTCAAGCGTGCGGATGAGCACGGCGCACTCCGCATCCCTGATGCCGAGGTCGCTGCCCAGCATTTTCTCGCCCTGTGCCAAGCCACCCTCTCCATGCCCGTGATGCTGTGCATCAAGGACGTCATCACGGAAGAAGAGACTGAACGGGCCGTGGAATCGGCGGTTTCGGTCTTTCTCGCCGCCTACGCCATCTAG
- a CDS encoding amidohydrolase family protein, whose product MKVIDFRFRPNTPEIISGIANSNMFRAACKAIGFEKRQPQPLEQIVEDLDKRGVVLSVISGRDSETTYGSPANNGSVLAFCRAYPERFIGFWGLDPHKGMAAVRELRHAVNELGMRGASIDPYLAHLRPDDARYYPIYAACCDLNVPVFITTAPPPQVAGAVMDYTDPRHVDIVARDFPELRIVMSHGGYPFVNEAIFACLRNANVYMDCSEYEQAPMAEAYIQAMNGIIQDKVVFASAHPFIEQADALEVYARMPLSDEARHKVMYANACKVLGIEA is encoded by the coding sequence ATGAAGGTCATCGATTTTCGTTTTCGCCCCAATACGCCCGAAATCATTTCAGGTATCGCCAACAGCAACATGTTCAGGGCGGCCTGCAAGGCCATAGGGTTCGAAAAGCGTCAGCCCCAGCCCCTTGAACAGATTGTGGAAGACCTCGACAAGCGCGGGGTCGTCCTCTCTGTCATCTCCGGGCGCGACAGCGAGACCACGTACGGTTCTCCGGCGAACAACGGCAGCGTGCTGGCGTTCTGCCGCGCCTATCCCGAGCGGTTCATCGGATTCTGGGGGCTTGACCCGCACAAGGGCATGGCCGCCGTGCGTGAACTGCGTCATGCAGTGAACGAACTCGGCATGCGCGGTGCCTCCATCGACCCCTACCTTGCACACCTGCGCCCCGACGATGCCCGCTACTACCCCATCTATGCCGCGTGCTGCGACCTCAATGTGCCGGTGTTCATCACCACCGCGCCGCCGCCCCAGGTGGCCGGGGCCGTCATGGACTACACCGACCCGCGGCATGTGGACATCGTCGCCCGCGACTTCCCGGAGTTGCGCATCGTCATGAGCCACGGCGGATACCCCTTCGTGAACGAAGCCATCTTCGCCTGCCTGCGCAACGCCAACGTCTACATGGACTGCTCGGAGTACGAACAGGCACCCATGGCAGAAGCCTACATTCAGGCCATGAACGGCATCATTCAGGACAAGGTGGTGTTCGCCAGCGCGCATCCGTTCATCGAACAGGCCGACGCCCTTGAAGTCTACGCCCGTATGCCGCTCAGCGACGAGGCCCGGCACAAGGTCATGTACGCGAACGCGTGCAAGGTGCTCGGCATCGAAGCGTAG
- a CDS encoding TRAP transporter substrate-binding protein, whose translation MRNFFKANAIAAIACIAMLAAGSYAEAAKRITIRLAHPMAPGNNVTLGYEKFKEIVEAKSNGKVRIQLFGNCMLGSDRVTMEATQRGTLEMASSSSPNMTNFSKEMMVFDLPYITSPEHQEKLYKALDEGALGERLDAIAAGIGLKPIMYSEYGYRNFATTKKPIKTADDLKNLKVRTTDSPIEVAVASALGMNPTPVSWGETYTALQQGTVDGEGNTFGLLNDAKHTEVLRHAMDSAHNYSMHLLMINKAYFDKLPADVQQILVDSGKEALAYQRAISNDLEKKAEQAFVERGIVITKLAPEERAKMRELTRPVWDKFSNDIPADLVKLVQETQQ comes from the coding sequence ATGAGAAACTTCTTCAAAGCCAACGCCATCGCTGCCATTGCCTGCATCGCGATGCTCGCGGCGGGCTCTTATGCCGAAGCCGCCAAGCGCATCACCATCCGCCTTGCCCACCCCATGGCACCGGGCAACAACGTGACCCTCGGGTACGAGAAGTTCAAGGAGATCGTGGAAGCGAAGAGCAACGGCAAGGTCCGCATCCAGCTTTTCGGCAACTGCATGCTTGGCAGCGACCGCGTGACCATGGAAGCGACCCAGCGCGGCACTCTTGAGATGGCTTCGAGCTCATCCCCGAACATGACCAACTTCTCGAAGGAGATGATGGTCTTCGACCTGCCCTACATCACCAGCCCCGAACATCAGGAAAAGCTCTACAAGGCCCTCGACGAAGGTGCCCTCGGCGAGCGCCTCGACGCGATTGCGGCGGGCATCGGCCTGAAGCCCATCATGTACAGCGAATACGGCTACCGCAACTTCGCCACCACCAAGAAGCCCATCAAGACCGCCGACGACCTCAAGAACCTCAAGGTGCGCACCACCGACTCCCCCATCGAAGTGGCTGTCGCCAGCGCCCTCGGCATGAACCCCACTCCCGTCAGCTGGGGCGAGACCTACACGGCACTGCAGCAGGGCACCGTCGACGGCGAAGGCAACACCTTCGGCCTGCTCAACGACGCCAAGCACACCGAAGTGCTGCGCCATGCCATGGATTCGGCGCACAACTACAGCATGCACCTGCTCATGATCAACAAGGCGTACTTCGACAAGCTGCCCGCCGACGTGCAGCAGATTCTGGTCGACTCCGGCAAGGAAGCCCTCGCCTACCAGCGCGCCATCTCCAACGACCTCGAGAAGAAGGCCGAGCAGGCGTTCGTCGAGCGCGGCATCGTCATCACCAAGCTTGCCCCCGAAGAGCGCGCCAAGATGCGTGAGCTGACCCGCCCGGTGTGGGACAAGTTCAGCAACGACATCCCCGCCGATCTCGTCAAGCTCGTGCAGGAAACCCAGCAATAG
- a CDS encoding TRAP transporter large permease, whose protein sequence is MSNPQNMSILDAQGECGGAHMATRPGILGWLDANFEKPFLAVGMLAIIFIITFQTLYRYIGVHMHEGASAAIWTEEMARFIFIWISYLALPVAIRNRSSIRVDIIYDRLPKRFQEMSWVVVDLCFLVLAGTVLWQSLDLIKMQIEFPQTTPALQISYYIPYLVLPVSFGLMALRLVEDLFAQARVCGLKDTLLALAACAALAAPVMLAEDLEPLPVLFGYFAIFLAVGVPIAIGLGLAALATIIAAGTLPIEYIAQVAFTSIDSFPIMAIPFFIAAGVFMGAGGLSRRLLTLADEMLGSLHGGMALATIGTCMFFAAISGSGPATVAAIGSLTIPAMVERGYDKYFSAAVVAAAGAIGVMIPPSNPFVVYGVSAQVSIGKLFLGGIVPGVLTGLALMVYSYWYSKKRGWKGEVRVRNLRTFTRALWDAKWALMVPVIVLGGIYGGIMTPTEAAALAAFYGLFVGCFIHRELNCGSLYDCIVEAAGTSAVVIVLMAMATIFGNIMTIEEVPTAIATAMLNLTENKIAILMLINVLLIVIGTFMEALAAIVILTPILLPIVLKVGVDPVHFGVIMVVNLAIGFVPPPVGVNLFVASGVAHAKIEHLSKVVMPLIAIMIGVLLLITYVPALPMFLAE, encoded by the coding sequence ATGTCGAATCCCCAGAACATGTCCATCCTGGACGCCCAAGGCGAATGCGGCGGCGCACACATGGCCACCCGCCCCGGCATCCTCGGCTGGCTCGACGCAAACTTCGAGAAGCCCTTCCTTGCGGTGGGCATGCTCGCCATCATCTTCATCATCACCTTCCAGACCCTGTACCGCTACATCGGCGTACACATGCACGAAGGGGCGTCTGCCGCCATCTGGACCGAAGAGATGGCCCGCTTCATCTTCATCTGGATATCCTACCTCGCCCTGCCGGTTGCCATCCGCAACCGGTCGAGCATCCGGGTGGACATCATCTACGACCGCCTGCCCAAGCGTTTTCAGGAAATGTCGTGGGTCGTGGTCGACCTGTGCTTCCTCGTGCTGGCAGGCACCGTGCTGTGGCAGTCGCTCGACCTCATCAAGATGCAGATCGAGTTTCCGCAGACGACCCCTGCCCTCCAGATTTCCTACTACATCCCCTATCTGGTGCTGCCCGTGAGCTTCGGTCTCATGGCGCTCCGCCTCGTCGAAGACCTTTTCGCACAGGCCCGCGTCTGCGGCCTCAAGGACACCCTGCTCGCGCTGGCCGCCTGTGCGGCCCTCGCCGCCCCCGTAATGCTGGCCGAAGACCTCGAGCCTCTGCCCGTCCTCTTCGGTTACTTCGCCATCTTCCTCGCCGTGGGCGTGCCCATCGCCATCGGCCTCGGCCTTGCAGCACTGGCGACCATCATCGCCGCCGGGACCCTGCCCATCGAATACATCGCGCAGGTGGCCTTCACCTCCATCGACAGCTTCCCCATCATGGCCATCCCCTTCTTCATCGCTGCCGGGGTGTTCATGGGCGCGGGCGGTCTCTCGCGCAGGCTTCTCACTCTTGCCGACGAGATGCTGGGTTCGCTGCATGGCGGCATGGCCCTCGCCACCATCGGCACCTGCATGTTCTTCGCCGCCATCAGCGGGTCCGGCCCCGCCACCGTCGCTGCCATCGGGTCGCTCACCATCCCCGCCATGGTCGAGCGCGGCTACGACAAGTACTTCTCCGCCGCAGTGGTGGCAGCCGCCGGTGCCATCGGCGTCATGATTCCCCCCAGCAACCCCTTCGTGGTCTACGGCGTCTCGGCGCAGGTCTCCATCGGGAAGCTCTTTCTGGGCGGCATCGTGCCCGGAGTGCTCACCGGTCTGGCCCTCATGGTCTACAGCTACTGGTACTCCAAGAAGCGCGGCTGGAAGGGCGAAGTGCGCGTGCGCAACCTCAGGACCTTCACCAGGGCCCTGTGGGACGCCAAGTGGGCCCTCATGGTTCCGGTCATCGTCCTCGGCGGCATCTACGGCGGCATCATGACCCCCACCGAAGCCGCAGCGCTGGCCGCCTTCTACGGACTGTTCGTGGGCTGCTTCATCCACCGCGAACTCAACTGCGGCAGCCTCTACGACTGCATCGTCGAAGCAGCAGGCACCTCGGCCGTCGTCATCGTGCTCATGGCCATGGCCACCATCTTCGGCAACATCATGACCATCGAAGAGGTGCCCACCGCCATCGCCACCGCGATGCTCAACCTCACCGAGAACAAGATAGCCATCCTGATGCTCATCAACGTGCTGCTCATCGTCATCGGCACGTTCATGGAAGCACTGGCGGCCATCGTCATCCTCACCCCCATCCTGCTGCCCATCGTGCTGAAGGTGGGTGTCGACCCCGTGCACTTCGGCGTCATCATGGTGGTCAACCTCGCCATCGGCTTCGTGCCCCCGCCCGTGGGCGTGAACCTCTTCGTCGCCAGCGGCGTGGCCCACGCCAAGATAGAGCACCTCTCCAAGGTGGTCATGCCGCTCATCGCCATCATGATAGGCGTGCTGCTGCTCATCACCTACGTTCCGGCCCTCCCGATGTTCCTCGCGGAGTAG